A window of the Ipomoea triloba cultivar NCNSP0323 chromosome 14, ASM357664v1 genome harbors these coding sequences:
- the LOC116005179 gene encoding dCTP pyrophosphatase 1-like yields the protein MPTLPCSNTDLLFSFYLPILSAIFLCLKRSEGMEEVSLELLKKKMEDFVKERDWEKHHTPRNLLLNMIGEVGELTEIFQWKGEVAKGLPDWDEAEKIHLGEELSDVLLNLVRLSDVCGIDLGKAALRKVQLNALKYPPPTHHSPTKTQP from the exons ATGCCAACTCTTCCATGTTCCAACACAGATCTTCTCTTCTCCTTCTATCTTCCAATCTTGTCTGCAATTTTCTTGTGTTTGAAAAGATCAGAGGGCATGGAGGAGGTGAGCCTTGAGCTTCTcaagaagaaaatggaggattttgttaaAGAAAGAGACTGGGAAAAGCACCACACCCCTAGAAATCTTCTTCTTAATatg ATAGGGGAAGTTGGAGAACTGACTGAAATATTCCAGTGGAAAGGAGAGGTGGCAAAGGGTCTCCCAGATTGGGATGAAGCAGAAAAGATACACCTGGGAGAAGAGCTCTCAGATGTTTTGCTTAACCTGGTGAGACTCTCTGATGTGTGTGGGATTGATCTTGGCAAAGCTGCTCTAAGGAAGGTTCAACTCAATGCTCTCAAATACCCACCACCCACCCATCATTCCCCCACCAAAACCCAACCTTAA